One Numenius arquata chromosome 10, bNumArq3.hap1.1, whole genome shotgun sequence DNA segment encodes these proteins:
- the MAB21L2 gene encoding protein mab-21-like 2: MIAAQAKLVYQLNKYYTERCQARKAAIAKTIREVCKVVSDVLKEVEVQEPRFISSLSEIDARYEGLEVISPTEFEVVLYLNQMGVFNFVDDGSLPGCAVLKLSDGRKRSMSLWVEFITASGYLSARKIRSRFQTLVAQAVDKCSYRDVVKMIADTSEVKLRIRERYVVQITPAFKCTGIWPRSAAQWPMPHIPWPGPNRVAEVKAEGFNLLSKECYSLTGKQSSAESDAWVLQFGEAENRLLMGGCRNKCLSVLKTLRDRHLELPGQPLNNYHMKTLLLYECEKHPRETDWDEACLGDRLNGILLQLISCLQCRRCPHYFLPNLDLFQGKPHSALESAAKQTWRLAREILTNPKSLDKL; the protein is encoded by the coding sequence ATGATCGCCGCCCAGGCCAAGCTGGTCTACCAGCTCAACAAATACTACACGGAGCGCTGCCAGGCGCGCAAGGCGGCCATCGCCAAGACCATCCGGGAGGTGTGCAAGGTCGTGTCGGACGTGCTGAAGGAGGTGGAGGTGCAGGAGCCGCGCTTCATCAGCTCCCTGAGCGAGATCGACGCCCGCTACGAGGGGCTGGAGGTGATCTCGCCCACCGAGTTTGAGGTGGTGCTCTACCTCAACCAGATGGGCGTCTTCAACTTCGTGGACGACGGCTCCCTGCCGGGCTGCGCCGTGCTCAAGCTGAGCGACGGCCGCAAGCGCAGCATGTCCCTCTGGGTGGAGTTCATCACCGCCTCGGGCTACCTCTCCGCCCGCAAGATCCGCTCGCGCTTCCAGACGTTAGTGGCCCAGGCCGTGGACAAGTGCAGCTACCGGGACGTGGTGAAGATGATCGCGGACACCAGCGAGGTGAAGCTCCGCATCCGGGAGCGGTACGTAGTGCAGATCACGCCCGCCTTCAAGTGCACCGGGATCTGGCCCCGCAGCGCGGCGCAGTGGCCCATGCCCCACATCCCCTGGCCCGGCCCCAACCGGGTGGCGGAGGTGAAGGCCGAGGGCTTCAACCTGCTCTCCAAGGAGTGCTACTCGCTGACGGGCAAGCAGAGCTCGGCCGAGAGCGACGCCTGGGTGCTGCAGTTCGGCGAGGCCGAGAACCGGCTGCTGATGGGGGGCTGCAGGAACAAGTGCCTCTCGGTGTTGAAGACGCTGCGCGACCGGCACCTGGAGCTGCCCGGGCAACCCCTCAACAACTACCACATGAAGACCCTGCTGCTGTACGAGTGCGAGAAACACCCCCGGGAGACCGACTGGGACGAGGCGTGCCTGGGCGACCGGCTGAACGGCATCCTCCTGCAGCTCATCTCCTGCCTGCAGTGCCGGCGCTGCCCCCACTATTTCCTGCCCAACCTAGACCTCTTTCAGGGCAAACCCCACTCGGCCCTGGAAAGCGCTGCCAAACAGACCTGGAGGCTAGCCAGAGAAATCCTCACCAATCCCAAAAGCCTCGACAAGCTATAG